Proteins encoded together in one Thermomonospora curvata DSM 43183 window:
- a CDS encoding aminoacyl-tRNA deacylase: MKDALTIHRTLLEREIAHEIVRLPRPIAHADDLPGALGLPPERCPVTRMYHCLDALRGERFLAALITPAGSRTVLEPVRRALGARLIRPARPDLINSVTDYHADLVCPLLLPDAVPVLIDRAGLGGVAPDEVVYTPTGEPLTALAVRMADLRELSGAKPIGSAWEEELPAARPA, from the coding sequence ATGAAGGACGCCCTCACCATCCACCGGACCCTGCTGGAGCGGGAAATCGCACATGAGATCGTACGGCTTCCCCGCCCCATCGCGCACGCCGACGACCTGCCCGGGGCGCTGGGCCTGCCGCCCGAACGCTGCCCGGTCACCCGCATGTACCACTGCCTGGACGCGCTGCGCGGCGAGCGGTTCCTGGCGGCGCTGATCACCCCCGCCGGCAGCCGGACCGTCCTGGAACCGGTGCGCCGCGCGCTCGGCGCCCGCCTGATCCGGCCCGCCCGCCCCGACCTGATCAACTCCGTCACCGACTACCACGCCGACCTGGTGTGCCCGCTGCTGCTGCCCGATGCCGTGCCGGTCCTGATCGACCGGGCCGGCCTGGGCGGGGTGGCGCCCGATGAGGTCGTCTACACCCCCACCGGGGAGCCGCTGACCGCCCTGGCGGTGCGCATGGCGGATCTGCGCGAGCTGAGCGGCGCCAAGCCCATCGGGTCCGCCTGGGAGGAGGAGCTTCCGGCCGCCCGGCCCGCTTAA
- a CDS encoding CCA tRNA nucleotidyltransferase, which produces MPVPTASSPEEPTAQQLKAIRELLGRVIPPAADELGRRFAAAGHELALVGGPVRDALLGRPGKDVDLTTDATPEQVLQLVEGWADAIWTIGIEFGTVGLRKGDLQLEITTYRSESYDPKSRKPEVSYGKSLTEDLARRDFAVNAMAARLPGHEFVDPFGGLGDLRRKTLRTPGRPEDSFNDDPLRMMRAARFAAQLGFTVAPEVVAAMRDMAGRIEIVSAERIRDELSKLICAPRPRAGLTLLVDTGLAEHVLPELPKLRLEIDEHHRHKDVYEHTLIVLEQAIAQEEDGPDLVLRLAALLHDIGKPKTRSFEPGGRVTFHHHEVVGAKMARHRLSALRYPKDVVADVSRLVELHLRFHGYGDGQWTDSAVRRYVRDAGHLLNRLHKLTRADCTTRNRRKAERLRRAYDDLEARIARLAAEEELAKIRPELDGNEIQQILGIKPGPLVGKAYKFLLDLRLDRGMIGKEAATAELLRWAAEQGLQPPASSS; this is translated from the coding sequence ATGCCCGTGCCCACCGCGTCTTCCCCCGAAGAACCGACCGCGCAGCAGCTCAAGGCGATCCGGGAACTGCTCGGCCGGGTGATCCCGCCGGCCGCCGACGAGCTGGGCCGCCGCTTCGCCGCCGCCGGGCACGAGCTGGCGCTGGTGGGGGGACCGGTCCGGGACGCGCTGCTGGGCCGTCCCGGCAAGGACGTCGACCTGACCACCGACGCCACGCCCGAGCAGGTGCTGCAGCTGGTGGAGGGCTGGGCGGACGCGATCTGGACGATCGGGATCGAGTTCGGCACGGTCGGGCTGCGCAAGGGCGACCTGCAGCTGGAGATCACCACCTACCGCAGCGAGTCCTATGACCCCAAGTCGCGCAAGCCGGAGGTCTCCTACGGCAAGTCCTTGACCGAGGACCTGGCGCGGCGCGATTTCGCGGTGAACGCGATGGCGGCGCGGCTGCCCGGCCATGAGTTCGTCGACCCGTTCGGCGGGCTGGGCGACCTGCGCCGCAAGACGCTGCGCACCCCCGGCCGCCCGGAGGACTCCTTCAACGACGACCCGCTGCGGATGATGCGCGCGGCGCGTTTCGCCGCCCAGCTCGGCTTCACGGTGGCGCCCGAGGTGGTGGCCGCCATGCGCGACATGGCCGGCCGGATCGAGATCGTCTCCGCCGAGCGGATCCGCGATGAGCTGTCCAAGCTGATCTGCGCGCCCAGGCCGCGCGCCGGGCTGACGCTGCTGGTGGACACCGGGCTGGCCGAGCACGTGCTGCCGGAGCTGCCCAAGCTGCGGCTGGAGATCGATGAGCACCACCGGCACAAGGACGTCTACGAGCACACTCTGATCGTCCTGGAGCAGGCGATCGCCCAGGAGGAGGACGGCCCGGACCTGGTGCTGCGGCTGGCGGCGCTGCTGCACGACATCGGCAAGCCCAAGACCCGCTCGTTCGAGCCGGGCGGCCGGGTGACCTTCCACCACCACGAGGTGGTGGGCGCCAAGATGGCCCGGCACCGGCTGAGCGCGCTGCGCTACCCCAAGGACGTGGTGGCCGACGTCTCCCGCCTGGTGGAGCTGCACCTGCGCTTCCACGGCTACGGCGACGGCCAGTGGACCGACTCGGCGGTGCGCCGCTACGTGCGCGACGCCGGTCACCTGCTGAACCGGCTGCACAAGCTGACCCGCGCCGACTGCACCACCCGCAACCGGCGCAAGGCCGAGCGGCTGCGCCGCGCCTACGACGACCTGGAGGCCCGCATCGCCCGGCTGGCCGCCGAGGAGGAGCTGGCCAAGATCCGTCCCGAGCTGGACGGCAACGAGATCCAGCAGATCCTGGGCATCAAGCCCGGCCCGCTGGTCGGCAAGGCCTACAAATTCCTGCTGGATCTGCGCTTGGACCGCGGCATGATCGGCAAGGAGGCCGCCACCG